One genomic segment of Aquipuribacter hungaricus includes these proteins:
- the rbfA gene encoding 30S ribosome-binding factor RbfA translates to MADPARARRLADRIKVVVAETLDKRVKDPRLGFVTLTDARVTNDLQHATVFWTVYGGDEEREGTAAALESARGLLRAEVGKQTGMRLTPTLEFVLDGVPEAASRIDDVLAAARARDAEIAAAAVGAQPAGDADPYKAPRVVDEDDDEDDDEDDAPAGDGLGAAFRDEAFGAPADALGDGSTERPERG, encoded by the coding sequence ATGGCTGACCCCGCCCGCGCCCGACGGCTCGCCGACCGCATCAAGGTCGTCGTCGCCGAGACGCTCGACAAGCGCGTGAAGGACCCCCGCCTCGGCTTCGTCACCCTCACCGACGCCCGGGTGACCAACGACCTGCAGCACGCCACCGTCTTCTGGACCGTCTACGGCGGGGACGAGGAGCGCGAGGGCACCGCCGCCGCGCTGGAGTCCGCCCGCGGGCTGCTGCGTGCCGAGGTGGGCAAGCAGACCGGGATGCGGCTCACCCCGACCCTCGAGTTCGTCCTGGACGGCGTGCCCGAGGCGGCCAGCCGGATCGACGACGTGCTCGCCGCGGCCCGCGCCCGGGACGCCGAGATCGCCGCCGCCGCGGTCGGCGCCCAGCCGGCCGGCGACGCCGACCCGTACAAGGCGCCCCGCGTGGTCGACGAGGACGACGACGAGGACGACGACGAGGACGACGCTCCAGCCGGTGACGGCCTCGGGGCGGCCTTCCGCGACGAGGCCTTCGGGGCCCCCGCCGACGCCCTGGGCGACGGCTCGACCGAGCGCCCCGAGCGCGGCTGA